In the Osmerus eperlanus chromosome 27, fOsmEpe2.1, whole genome shotgun sequence genome, one interval contains:
- the ripply1 gene encoding protein ripply1, producing the protein MSSACVIVKQTPFVVAPLARPLMMDTTPTNDSYASLWRPWLVSSKEAHRGSRRSGQSCPYSRPSAAPAHVSTEGKPQTFQHPVRLFWPKSKSFDYLYSDGETLLKNFPVQATISFYEESDSEDEEDEEEEEEEEDWEEEGCSEGEACLKPRSFYTSCN; encoded by the exons ATGAGTTCTGCCTGCGTTATTGTTAAACAGACGCCCTTCGTTGTGGCTCCTCTCGCGCGCCCTTTGATGATGGACACCACGCCAACAAACGACAG TTACGCCTCTCTGTGGAGACCCTGGCTCGTGAGCAGTAAGGAAGCGCATCGCGGGAGCCGGAGAAGCGGTCAGTCATGT ccctacTCCAGGCCCTCTGCAGCCCCTGCTCACGTCTCCACCGAGGGGAAACCCCAGACCTTTCAGCATCCTGTCCGCCTGTTCTGGCCCAAATCCAAATCGTTTGACTACCTGTACAGTGACGGGGAGACCCTGCTCAAGAACTTCCCCGTCCAAGCCACCATCAGCTTCTACGAAGAGTCTGAcagcgaggacgaggaggacgaggaggaggaggaagaagaggaggactgggaggaggaaggctgcagCGAGGGCGAGGCGTGTCTCAAGCCTCGGTCCTTCTACACCAGCTGTAACTGA